A segment of the Streptococcus chenjunshii genome:
ATTTACCAGCCAGAGCTTTCTTGGCCAGCGAATTACTGATAGACTGTGCAACAGCAAAGGTGGTAATCCCAGTTTCAAATTCACGGACAGCACCATCAGGAAAAGTTATTTTAATCATATTGAGAATCCAAAAACCGTTCTGCTGCTCAAAAGACAGCGGAAGTGGATAGGTAAAACCGCCACAGCAAAAACAAGACAGACAGCTCTGCTGCAAATTTTGGAGGCAGGCAGAAAACCTTAATAGTTGCTTTTGCTCGGATATTATTCCTTTCTTTAAATATTGACTGACACACAAAGGCTCGTATTCTTCTTTAAGAGCTGCTCCACAAGCTTCCTTTCCCTTACACCGTTTCAGAGTAAACAGACCGCAGCCAAACACTGAGACAGATCTCTGGCAGCAGCTTCTTGTAAAATAAAAAACAACGCCCGCAAAAGGACGTCGCAACGTGGTTCCACCTTTGTTTATCTGGCTTTCTGTCTGCGGCTCGCGAGCTGCAGACAGAAAACAGACCTCATTTCGGCTCTAAGGTGGCCACCCTTTTATGTTTGCATAAAATCCGGGGAAGGAGTATCAAGCAATTCTCTTTGCACTTCTCTCACCATCAAGCGCTCGCTGCTATAATAAAGAGGGGAAACTGCCTAACATGTCTTCGTTTGTTATTATAGCACGTTTTACAAATTTTTCAAGCTTCTAATCTAAAAACTCTCGGATAGAGCTGACCAATTTCCCGGGAGCTTTGACAACCTTGACAGATGTTTTGGCGATCACCTTAACAGCCTTGCTCGGTAAACTTATAGCACGCTTAGCCAAACGGATTGTCCGTCTGGTCTGAGTTTTTTGTTCGCTCTTTACCGTTAAAGAGAACTTCTCCTGTTTTTTAGCCTCTTCTGAGATAAGGACATCCAGATAAAAAGCATAAACGGATCGGGCAAAATTCTTAGCTGATAGCTCATACATTTTAACTTCATAAGCTTCTTCAGTCATTTTCGGTGTGCTGACAATCGCATCAATAACCGCATCAGCCAGGTCCTCCTTATAATAAAGGGTGCCAAACATTTTATCTGTAATCAAATCGTCCAGATAAGGATTGCCGTGGGCAATTACAGGCCGGCCACTGGCTAAACTTTCTGCATAAGTCAAACCTTGTGTTTCGCTGGTTGAAGCACTGATAAAAAAGTCTGCAGCTTTATAGTACAGTGCAACCTGTTCATGGGGAATCATACCCGTAAACAGCACAGACTGACTGATCTGAAGCCCTTCTGCCAAAGTCTCCAGTTCCTCTAAATAAGGACCGTCTCCTACAATGACCAGTTTTACTTTGGGATTGACTGCCAAAATAGCGGGGAACTGCTGCAGAACCGCCTGAATATTTTTTTCATAGGAAACACGTGACAAACTGAGAAGCATCGTCTCTTCTTCAGAAATCCCTAATTCTTCCCGCAGTTCAGCAATCTCGCGATCAGTAATATCAGGCCGTCTGTACTCTTCAACGTTAATGCCTGTAGGGATAATCCGCTTAGGAATCTTAACACTGTAGCTTTCTAACAGATTATAAACAATTCGTGAAGGGCAGATGACACCATCTAAATCACTGAGATAACCGCGAACAATGTATTTGACCATACCGGGTTTGACCAGTCTTCCTTTCGCGATATAACCAACATAGTCTTCGTATTGGGTATGGTAAGTATGGACAACAGGAATATGCAGAGCCGCAGCTACCAGTTTTCCAAGCAGCCCCAGACTAAACTCTGTCTGGGTGTGGATCACATCTAATTGGTAAGCTTTAGCAATCTTATAAGAAGAAATTAATCCTCTATAGACAACACGGCGGTCTGTAAATGAAATAAAAGGAACACTGGGCAGACGGATAATGGTAGGATCCTCATAACGCTTGACATTACGGTCGGTGGAGGTAAAAATATAAACCTCGTGTCCTTCTTTTTCCAACTCTTCCTTTAGTGTCCGGATACTGGTTGCCACACCTGAAACCTGCGGAAAATACGTATCCGTAAAAAGACCTACTCGCATCTTATAACTCCATTACTTTTTCATAAACCTCAACAAGCTGCCGGCCGATTCTGTCCATACCGCGGCTTTCAGCAACAGCGTAACCTTTTTCTTGTTTATGGCTGCCGCCGTTTAAAACTAAACGCAGAGCAGCTACAAAACCGGGAATATCGCTGGCAAACTCTGCGCCGCTGCTATCCAGCCAGCCTTGATAAACCGGGATATCACGCAAAACCAGCTGCTGCTTGCTGGCCAAAGCCTCAAGCACAACAATTCCTTCTGTTTCTTCACGGCTGGGGAAAAAGAAGGCATCGCTCCCACTCATAGCTCCCTCAAAAACATCTCCTTTGATATATCCGGCAAAAGTGACATTAGCAGGATGATTTTTAGTGACAATCTGCCGAACTCGATGCGGGATAACCAATTTATTCGTCTCACCGAACCAAATGAAACGGACGTCCGGCATCGCTTCGGCTACCTGCACAAACTCATCAATTCCTTTACGTATAAAATAAAGTCCGGCACACATGACAACCTTTTGCTTATCCGACAGTCCAAAATAATTTCTAAATGCCTGCTCCTTGCTTTTATCACCTGCATAGCGTGATAAATCAATCCCATTAGAAACGGCATAGATAGGACGTCTAATCCCATAACCTTCAATCAATGTCTTGGAATATTCTGTAGGGGTGATAATCGCATCTGCCTTGCGGTAAAAATGGCAGAGATAAGATCTAAATAAGGGAGCAAGCATATTAGAGCCAATAAAAGAATCACGAAAATCTTCCTCTGTTGAATGACCGTGCATGATAACTTTTTTACCCGCTTTTTTGGCCTTACTCATCAGGCGCCAGCTTTTAAATCCATAAGTATTAATATGAACCAGATCATAATCATCATCAGGATTAGTTGTATAAGCCTGACCCACCAAATCAAGAGCCCGCTTTTGATGCTTAATCGCGCGGCCGATCCCTGATTTGCGCAAATAGTTTTCTGCTTCCAGATATAGTAAAACCTTCATAGTCCTTATTATATCTCATTTTTCGTAAATTTTCAGCAAGAAGCAAAAAAATCAGCCCAAAGACTGATTCCAACAACAAGATACAAAGGCCGTGAAAAAATCCGTATGAAAAGACGGTAAGCCAGAAATCTGTGATTTCGTCGGCGCACCCCTGCCAGGACGACTAGAATGCTGCAGCAGGCTATCTAGACTGCAAAGCATTCAGACGTCTACGGCTAGGGCTGTTTAGCAATATGCTTGCATCATGTTAGCTGGCATACTCACAGAGCAGCCACACTCGTATGTCAGCCTGCGGCTTCCTACGATTGCGTCTTTTTTCACTAGGATTTTAGGCCGTGTTCAGTTCACCAGACTGTCTCTGTCCACCCAGGCTGAAACAGAGCCGGCTTCAACAGGAAATTCGGCCCAGCCATCCTGACCGATGGTCACTTCATCTGTACTGTTGCCTAAATAATCAATGAAGACCTTCCCTTGATTTAGAGTTCCCATATTGATTTTTTTCCAGCCTTTATCACCATTGCTGAGCAGCACAGCCAACCCATCCGGATGCTCTTCATTTCCCAGACAAGTCCAAGCAATACAATTGGGATGGTCAAAATAGTCATTCTGCTCCCCATAAACATAATGCTGTCTCAGAAACGTTAATTTATCCAAGAGCTCCCTGAAATCCTGCTGGGCAAAATCACCTGAGATACCATAATAATCGCCGTAAAAAATGCAGGGCAGGCCTTGCTGCCGCAAAAGTATCAAAGCATAAGCCAAAGGCTTAAACCATTCTTCTACTGTTGACTCAAGAGCCTGTCCTCTCTGAGAATCATGGTTATCAACAAAGGTCACAGCTAAATCAGGACTTGCCTGCATAAGACTGCCGTCCAAAACAGCAGAAAGGTTAAACTGACTGCCCTTTTGGCCTGCATCATAAAAATTCATATGCAGCACAACATCAACCAAACTGAAGGACTGATCGATTTGCTCAAGATAATCCTGTGTCATAGCCGCATCATTTTTCCAGTATTCCCCAAAAACATAAAAATCAGGGTTTATATCCGAACGAATATAGCGGATAAACTCTGCCATAAATTCTGAATCAATATGCTTGACGGCATCTAAGCGAAAGCCGGCTGCCTGACTGGTGTCTAAAAACCACTTAGCCCAGTCTTTCAGATGGCTGACCACTTCCGGATGTTTGAAATCAAGATCATCATACATCAGATAGTCAAAATTGCCGTTCTCATTGTCAATCCGTTCCTGATCCGCCCAGCCTTTATTATCCCCCAAAATCAGATAAATACCTGATTCATCATGTTTAGCATCATAGTCAACACCTGTAAAATGGTACCAGTGCCATTTAAAATCGTTATAGGTATCGCGGCGTCCGGGGAAAGTAAACGCCGTCCAAGCCTCGATTTCAAAAGGCTCTGACAGAGGGGACTGACGGTTGGCAGGATCCATCCTAAGAACAGAGAAGCTTTCTTTACTATCTCCGCTGGCCTTATGGTTGAGTACAACATCTGCCAGCGGCATTATACCAGCTTCTTTCAGAGACTGAATGAGAGACAGATAGTCTTCTTTACTGCCATATTTCGTCAGAACGGTACCGTTCTGATCGAATTCACCTAAATCAAATAAATCATAAACACCGTAACCGACATCATTAGGACCTGTCCCTTTAAAAGCCGGCGGCAGCCATACTTTCGTCAGTCCAAGTTTTTGGAAAATTGGGATTTCTTCCTGCAAGCGGCGCCAATGATGTCCGTCAGCAGGCAGATACCACTCAAAGGCCTGCAGCATTGTTTCATTTGCCATTTCTTTCTGCTTCTTTCATTTGTATTGGGACTTTATTGTATCATACTTTCCCAGCTAATGCTTTATTGAGATAATGCTGGGCAAGAAGAGGGCAGACATGCTAAGATTTCCAGCACTCAAAATCCTGTGGCTTACTGTGCTCATTGAACGTTAAAAAGAGGACAAGACAGTGATGGCTTTATGACTTTTTGACAGTTACTGACAGACGGTATACTGCTTTGCTGCAGCAAAAAGAGAGCGGCATATTGTGCCGCTCTCTCCTTCCAGTATGCTGTTATCGAGTTGTTCCGCGTTCAGTTATACCGTGGTTAAGCAGAATCTCTTTTTCCTCCAACTCTTCCTTATTCATGATTTTTGTCAGCATCCGCATACTGACAGCACCTAAGTCATAAACCGGCTGGCTGATTGAGCTGAGGTTAGGGCGAGTATACTGGGTGATTGGCGAATCATTGCTGGTCATAATTTCAAAATCTTCGGGAACTTTTCGGCCTGCAGCAAATAATCCATTCAGCAGACCTGCAGCCAATTCATCCTCAGCCACTACTGCAGCCGTAGCTCCAGAATTGATAACACGCTGAGCCAAATCATAGCCTTCTTTATAGCTGTATTTAGCTTCAAAGACCAGACCTTCTTTAAAGTCCAGCTGATTTTTCTTAAGCCCTTCTCTATAGCCAGCCAAACGGATTTTCCCATTGATATCATCAATCAAAGGTCCGGAAACAAAAGCAATGTTGCTGTGCCTCTTAGCCAAGATATCGACAAGATCAGTTGTGGCCTGTTTGTAATCAATATTGACACTAGGCAGCTGGTGTTCCAAGTCAACAGTTCCCGCAAGGACTATCGGTGTCCGTGAACGAGAAAATTCTGCCCGGATTTTTTCTGTTAAATGATGCCCCATAAAAATAATACCATCTACCTGCTTGGCAAAAAGTGTATTGACAACATTGACTTCCTTATCATCATCTTCATCGCTGGAAGCTAAAACGATGTTATATTTATACATTGCAGCGATATCATCAATTCCCTTAGCGAGAATAGAGAAGTAGCTATTAGAGATATTAGGAATGACAACACCGACAGTGGTTGTCTTCTTGCTGGCCAAACCTCGTGCAACAGCATTGGGGCGGTAATCCAGACGGTCAATAACTTCAAGAACTTTTTTCCGCGTATTCTCTTTAACGTTCTTGTTTCCGTTAACAACCCGGCTGACTGTTGCCATCGACACACCGGCTTCTCTGGCAACATCATAAATTGTAATTGTGTCATCTGTGTTCATTAGGCATCTTCCTTTCTATCTGAAAATTACGCTTTCAGTGTTATTTTAACACCTTTTGGAAACACTTTCAAGCACTAATAATTATTTTTTGAAAAAGTTTTCAAAAATCTCCCTAAACAAACTTGATTTTTCCTTTATTTTTTGGAAAAATAGATAAAAAGACATCTCCTTGCAGATAGTATGTCTCTTTTCGTTTATCCTATCAGAAGAAGGTTGTTTTAATGACAAAATTAGATCAAATCCGTTCTTATCTCAATGACAAAAAGGCTGATATTGCCGTTCTGTCTGATCCTGTAACCGTTAATTATTTAACAGGTTTTTACTGCGACCCGCATGAACGGCAAATGTTTCTTTTTGTGTACAGTGATCGTGAACCAGTGCTTTTCGTTCCTGCACTTGAAGTAGCACGCGCAAGTCAAGTTTTAGACTTTACTGTTTTTGGTTATGCTGACTTTGAAAATCCTTGGCAAACAATCAAATCTGGTCTGCCTTCAACTGATAGCGCGAAAGTTTTTGCTGAATTCGATAACCTCAATGTTACAAAATTCCAAGGACTGCAGACTGCTTTTGACGGACATTTTGAGAATTTAACACCATATATCCAAAAAATGCGGCTCATCAAATCACAAGATGAGATTGAAAAAATGCTGGTAGCCGGTCAGTTTGCGGACAAAGCGGTTCAAATAGGCTTTGAGCACATTTCACTGGAAGCTACAGAAACAGATATCATTGCTCAGATTGAATTTGAAATGAAAAAACAGGGCATCAGCAAAATGAGTTTTGACACAATGGTTTTGACCGGAAACAACGCTGCTAACCCGCATGGTATCCCTGGAAGAAATAAAATTGAAAACGATGCGCTTTTGCTTTTTGATTTGGGGGTTGAAACACTGGGTTATACCAGTGACATGACACGTACGGTTGCTGTCGGTAATCCTAGTCAATTTAAGAAAGATATTTACAAGCTTTGCTTAGAAGCCCAGCTGACCGCTCAGGATTTTATCAGACCTGGGGTTACTGCTGCTGAGGTTGATGCCGCAGCCCGCAACGTGATTGAAAAGGCCGGATACGGAGAATATTTTAACCACCGTCTGGGACACGGACTGGGAATGGAGGTTCACGAATTCCCATCGATCATGGAAGGAAATGATTTGGTTCTTGAAGAAGGCATGTGCTTCTCTGTTGAACCTGGCATTTACATTCCTGGAAAAGTCGGTGTCCGTATTGAAGACTGCGGGCATGTCACCAAAACAGGTTTTGAGGTCTTTACACAAACACCAAAAGAGCTGCTGTATTTTGAAGGGTAGGCAGGAAAACTGACTGTACACTCTTAATAAAACATCTGTAAAAATGGTTTAAAAGCTTAAAATTAGGTATAACAGTAACTTAGGCAGGGAAAATCCCTGCCTAAGTTACTGTTTAAGCCAAGTGATCGGCAAGCCTTAGACCCATTTTTCAGAAATAAGACAGCCCATCACTTCTTAAATATTATTGATACTTTTATAAATCACGGTAATCAATCAGTTCAACATCTTGTCTGCTGAGCCATTGTTTGACGTCAGGGTTTGTTAGCATAGCAACCTCCTTCGTTCGGGGAATCGTTAAACTGGAGTGAGTCAGAATATCGTCATCCAGATACCCTGGATGAAAAACGGCTAACTGTACTACTTTCTCATCAGCCTTTGCCACCATACGTTTTAGCATATCAAAAGGATTGTAATCTGGCGCCATTGATTCCATATTAAACTGAACTTGCGACTGACCGACAGTAAGAGGAGCACCGCCCATAGAAAAACCGGAATATTTCAAATGGTATTTGCCGGCCACATATTCTAACCCCCTAAAAAAATTTTCTGAAGCTACAGCATGTCCTTCAAAGTAGTCCGGCTGCCGGCCGAAAAGTTCCAGAAAACAATGGTACTGCGCTTCAATTTCCAAGACAGCTTCTTCAAAGACAACAAAGTCTTCCTTAGCAGAACGGTATACTTTCGATGATTTAAAGTCACCATTCTCATCAACCAAACTTGGAATAAGTTCGGGATTCGTTAGGGGCTTACCGGCACAAATATTGGTATGCTGGCCAAGCGCAATATCACAGTCCTTAATCAAATCGACACCGTGCTGGGTGGCTGGCATATTCACCATGACTCCCAAACTGCAGATAAGACCGTCTTTGATGGTTTTTTCGATCCCGTAATTAACCGCTTCAGAATAGCCGAGGTCATCTGCACGTAACAGTATTTTTTTCATGATTAATCTCCTCGTAAAATAAGTTTATGGGGATGTTTCAATCCCAAGTGTTGACAATTTTTATAACTTGACTATTGCAAGGTTTTCCAGAACAATAGAGTCATGGAATGGACTCATGGTTGTTTCTTTTTCTCCTTGTTGCTTAGACTTCAATGGAAAGTCTGTTACCCAAGCCTTGTCCCTACTTCCAACACACTAGCTGTTTCCACTAGGCTCACTTCTGTATCTAGTAGGCTACAGGCGGCAGGTGAGCCAGTGCTCAGAATTCTCTTAGGCGAGGCTGTTGGGTCAAGGTGTTTCTGGGGAACCTTACAGTCGTCAAGAAAACGTCCAAATCCAAATGAAAAGAGACCTTCCACATGAAATGTTTTGTCGGTTTAGACGTTAGCTCTACAAAACGTGATACCTGTATCATGCTCAGTGATACCTCAACGCCATTTACTGCTTCTCTGACTAACGACCTAGTTGGTGCTTCTGAAATCAAGAAACAGGTTCTTGAGCTCAATGAAACCCATGCCTTTGAACGCATCGTCATTGCATGGAAGCTACTAGTCTCTACAGTTTTCATCCTGCCATGTTCTTCCGCGAAGATAGCGACTTAAATGCTTTAAACGTTGAAGTCATGGTGGAACAACCCAATAAGATGAAGAAATATCGGGAAGCCTTTGAAGAAAGTAAAAATGATACCATTGATGCCTTCTACATTGCCGATTATTTCCGAGCTGAGCGCTTCTCACCAGCTTTTCTCAAAGAGGAGAAATATGTGGCGCTCCAACATCTAACCAGAACGAGGCTACAACTTATTGAACAGCTAACAAGAACCAAACAGCACTTTATTGAAAACATTTATTATAAGTGCAATACCTTGTCTACTGAAATCAAGAATGAGAGCCTGACGACCAATCTCTGGTCTAGCACTATCATCTCCCTGATGACCGAAGATTACACCCTAGACGAATTAGCCACTGTTCCTCTCAAAGACCTAGCGGACTTTATCCAGAAGCTAGGGAGAGGTCGCTTCAAAGCGCCTGAAAAGTTAGCTAAAGCTATTCAAGCAGCTATCAATGGTTCTTATCGTCTCTCTAAAATCCAACAAGATTCCGTCAATGTCGTTCTTGGTTTACTCGCTCGAGAAATCAGAAATCTTGAACAAATGATCAAGGAGATGGATAAAGCTATTGAAGAGATGGTCGAAGTCATTCCTGAATATCAGTGTTTAACGTCAGTACCTGGTCTTGGTAAGGTGTACGCTGCTGGCATTATCGCTGAAATTGGACAGATTGAGCGCTTTAAAGACCACCCTCAAGTCGCTAAATATGCGGGATTGAATTGGAAACAGAATCAATCTGGAAACGCTAACTCTCAACATACGGACCTTGTTAAAAGAGGCAATCGTTATCTCCGTTATGACTTAGTTGAAGCCGCCAACTCGGTGAGACGACATGATAGCGAATATCAAGCCTTTTACAAGAAGAAGTATCAAGAAGTACCTAAACACCAACACAAAAGAGCCATCGTCTTAACCGCTAGAAAATTTGTGCGTCTGGTGGATGTGCTACTACGCAACCACCAACTCTATACGCCACCAAGGAGGCCTATGGAAGATAAGTGATTATCGGCACAAGTCCTTGGTTAAGCTAGTGAAAAAAGCGATTTTCACTAGATGTTTTTTGTGCACCCTGTTTTCTAGAAAATCAACTAAACCTTATTCAACTTTTGCTTGACTTTTTACCACTAGACTTTCAAAGCCTCACTCTCTTTTTCAAAACCAATAAGATAAGTCAGCACAGCTGTGGCAAAAAAAGCAATGCCGGATCCGATACAGCCGTTAATAATATTCGCCGTACCGCCACCTACAAAACCAAGAACAGCTAAAAAATTGGTTGCTCCCATTAGGTAATTAGCTACACCTGTCAGACCGGCATATAGTCCGCCAAGACCGCCGCCAATGGCTAAAGCGATAAAGGGACGTTTGTAGCGCATTCCGATACCATATAAGGCCGGTTCTGTTACACCACCTAAAATACCTGATACAAAAGCACCAAAAGCTGTCGCTTTTTGTTCCTTATTACGGATTCTGAGAAAGGCACCGAAAGCCATGCCAAAAGCTGCCCAAGTGGCTGCAAAACCTGCAACTGTGACAAAATTATCATAACCGTTTTGTGCAATACCTGCAATGGCAAAGAGGATCAGCACTTGATGCATACCAGTCATAACTAAAAATTCCCAAAGTGCTGCAACGAGGGCTACCGCAATAAAGCCGCCAATGTCACCAAAACCAATCAGTCCCTGGCCGATAAAGTCACCCATAATATTCCCTAAGGGTGCCAAGGCGGCCAGTTCAACTGGAACGATAACTAACAGTGTCAGAAAAGGGACAAAAATCGTTGACAGAACATCTGGTATGATTTTTTTGAAAAAATGCTCAATATAGCTCATGACCCAGACCGTCAGGATAATAGGTAAAATGGAC
Coding sequences within it:
- a CDS encoding glycosyltransferase family 4 protein, encoding MRVGLFTDTYFPQVSGVATSIRTLKEELEKEGHEVYIFTSTDRNVKRYEDPTIIRLPSVPFISFTDRRVVYRGLISSYKIAKAYQLDVIHTQTEFSLGLLGKLVAAALHIPVVHTYHTQYEDYVGYIAKGRLVKPGMVKYIVRGYLSDLDGVICPSRIVYNLLESYSVKIPKRIIPTGINVEEYRRPDITDREIAELREELGISEEETMLLSLSRVSYEKNIQAVLQQFPAILAVNPKVKLVIVGDGPYLEELETLAEGLQISQSVLFTGMIPHEQVALYYKAADFFISASTSETQGLTYAESLASGRPVIAHGNPYLDDLITDKMFGTLYYKEDLADAVIDAIVSTPKMTEEAYEVKMYELSAKNFARSVYAFYLDVLISEEAKKQEKFSLTVKSEQKTQTRRTIRLAKRAISLPSKAVKVIAKTSVKVVKAPGKLVSSIREFLD
- a CDS encoding glycosyltransferase family 4 protein translates to MKVLLYLEAENYLRKSGIGRAIKHQKRALDLVGQAYTTNPDDDYDLVHINTYGFKSWRLMSKAKKAGKKVIMHGHSTEEDFRDSFIGSNMLAPLFRSYLCHFYRKADAIITPTEYSKTLIEGYGIRRPIYAVSNGIDLSRYAGDKSKEQAFRNYFGLSDKQKVVMCAGLYFIRKGIDEFVQVAEAMPDVRFIWFGETNKLVIPHRVRQIVTKNHPANVTFAGYIKGDVFEGAMSGSDAFFFPSREETEGIVVLEALASKQQLVLRDIPVYQGWLDSSGAEFASDIPGFVAALRLVLNGGSHKQEKGYAVAESRGMDRIGRQLVEVYEKVMEL
- a CDS encoding alpha-amylase, producing the protein MANETMLQAFEWYLPADGHHWRRLQEEIPIFQKLGLTKVWLPPAFKGTGPNDVGYGVYDLFDLGEFDQNGTVLTKYGSKEDYLSLIQSLKEAGIMPLADVVLNHKASGDSKESFSVLRMDPANRQSPLSEPFEIEAWTAFTFPGRRDTYNDFKWHWYHFTGVDYDAKHDESGIYLILGDNKGWADQERIDNENGNFDYLMYDDLDFKHPEVVSHLKDWAKWFLDTSQAAGFRLDAVKHIDSEFMAEFIRYIRSDINPDFYVFGEYWKNDAAMTQDYLEQIDQSFSLVDVVLHMNFYDAGQKGSQFNLSAVLDGSLMQASPDLAVTFVDNHDSQRGQALESTVEEWFKPLAYALILLRQQGLPCIFYGDYYGISGDFAQQDFRELLDKLTFLRQHYVYGEQNDYFDHPNCIAWTCLGNEEHPDGLAVLLSNGDKGWKKINMGTLNQGKVFIDYLGNSTDEVTIGQDGWAEFPVEAGSVSAWVDRDSLVN
- the ccpA gene encoding catabolite control protein A, whose protein sequence is MNTDDTITIYDVAREAGVSMATVSRVVNGNKNVKENTRKKVLEVIDRLDYRPNAVARGLASKKTTTVGVVIPNISNSYFSILAKGIDDIAAMYKYNIVLASSDEDDDKEVNVVNTLFAKQVDGIIFMGHHLTEKIRAEFSRSRTPIVLAGTVDLEHQLPSVNIDYKQATTDLVDILAKRHSNIAFVSGPLIDDINGKIRLAGYREGLKKNQLDFKEGLVFEAKYSYKEGYDLAQRVINSGATAAVVAEDELAAGLLNGLFAAGRKVPEDFEIMTSNDSPITQYTRPNLSSISQPVYDLGAVSMRMLTKIMNKEELEEKEILLNHGITERGTTR
- a CDS encoding M24 family metallopeptidase; the encoded protein is MTKLDQIRSYLNDKKADIAVLSDPVTVNYLTGFYCDPHERQMFLFVYSDREPVLFVPALEVARASQVLDFTVFGYADFENPWQTIKSGLPSTDSAKVFAEFDNLNVTKFQGLQTAFDGHFENLTPYIQKMRLIKSQDEIEKMLVAGQFADKAVQIGFEHISLEATETDIIAQIEFEMKKQGISKMSFDTMVLTGNNAANPHGIPGRNKIENDALLLFDLGVETLGYTSDMTRTVAVGNPSQFKKDIYKLCLEAQLTAQDFIRPGVTAAEVDAAARNVIEKAGYGEYFNHRLGHGLGMEVHEFPSIMEGNDLVLEEGMCFSVEPGIYIPGKVGVRIEDCGHVTKTGFEVFTQTPKELLYFEG
- a CDS encoding ChbG/HpnK family deacetylase, yielding MKKILLRADDLGYSEAVNYGIEKTIKDGLICSLGVMVNMPATQHGVDLIKDCDIALGQHTNICAGKPLTNPELIPSLVDENGDFKSSKVYRSAKEDFVVFEEAVLEIEAQYHCFLELFGRQPDYFEGHAVASENFFRGLEYVAGKYHLKYSGFSMGGAPLTVGQSQVQFNMESMAPDYNPFDMLKRMVAKADEKVVQLAVFHPGYLDDDILTHSSLTIPRTKEVAMLTNPDVKQWLSRQDVELIDYRDL
- a CDS encoding PTS transporter subunit EIIC, which gives rise to MGDTNQQMAKDILAAVGGKENVISAAHCMTRLRLNLKDSSIPKKDELMAVQGVIAVVESGGQYQVVIGQNVAKVYPEFTKLAGIAAEKAIAENLDSQRPKEKWTPKRAGSAIMNYLSGSMTPLIPAMIGAAMFKTVQVVIGPDLLHLVSAKSDMYLLCGFVYSAFFYFLPIFLGFTAAKKLGVSQLLGAMLGALLLVPDFVAMDGQTFHVYGFLPATVHNYGQSILPIILTVWVMSYIEHFFKKIIPDVLSTIFVPFLTLLVIVPVELAALAPLGNIMGDFIGQGLIGFGDIGGFIAVALVAALWEFLVMTGMHQVLILFAIAGIAQNGYDNFVTVAGFAATWAAFGMAFGAFLRIRNKEQKATAFGAFVSGILGGVTEPALYGIGMRYKRPFIALAIGGGLGGLYAGLTGVANYLMGATNFLAVLGFVGGGTANIINGCIGSGIAFFATAVLTYLIGFEKESEALKV